The Euphorbia lathyris chromosome 3, ddEupLath1.1, whole genome shotgun sequence genome contains a region encoding:
- the LOC136224834 gene encoding heterodimeric geranylgeranyl pyrophosphate synthase small subunit, chloroplastic, producing the protein MFFSSPITSSSLTFFYVPTTFPFLTLSKFRSSIRCSSSSSSSVSLQSKSALFDLKTYWLTLREDINKKLDQAIPVHFPDKIYEAMRYSALSKGAKRAPPVMCIAACELFGGNRLAAFPTACALEMVHEASLIHDDLPCMDDDPLRRGQPTNHIVFGVDTAILAGDALFPLGFQHIVSNTPSDLVPETTLLRVIAEIARTVGSTGMAAGQFLDLEGGPNTVEFAQEKKYGEMGECSAVCGALLAGAEDNEIERLRRYGRAVGMLYRVIDDVLAEKGKTTSKEEEERKKRKQGKSYVSLYGVEKAIEVAEELRGKAKKELDGFEKYGDNVLPLYSFADYAADRGFSLEELNS; encoded by the exons ATGTTCTTCTCATCACCCATAACATCATCATCACTTACTTTCTTCTATGTCCCAACAACTTTCCCTTTTCTAACCCTCTCTAAATTCCGATCCTCAATTCGctgttcctcttcttcttcttcgtcggTTTCACTCCAATCAAAATCTGCCCTTTTCGATCTAAAGACTTACTGGTTGACGCTAAGAGAAGATATCAACAAGAAGCTAGACCAGGCTATTCCCGTTCACTTCCCTGACAAGATCTATGAGGCTATGAGGTACTCCGCCCTTTCTAAGGGAGCCAAGCGAGCTCCTCCTGTTATGTGCATTGCCGCTTGTGAACTCTTTGGCGGAAACCGTCTCGCCGCCTTTCCTACTGCCTGTGCTCTTGAAATG GTTCATGAAGCTTCGTTGATTCATGATGATCTTCCGTGCATGGATGATGATCCATTGCGCCGAGGGCAGCCCACAAACCATATTGTATTTGGTGTTGACACGGCAATCCTTGCTGGGGATGCACTCTTCCCTCTTGGGTTCCAGCACATTGTCTCCAACACACCCTCTGATCTTGTTCCGGAGACAACCCTTCTGCGTGTGATTGCTGAGATAGCTCGGACTGTAGGGTCTACTGGCATGGCTGCTGGGCAGTTTCTTGACCTGGAGGGTGGCCCCAATACTGTGGAGTTTGCTCAGGAGAAAAAATATGGGGAAATGGGTGAGTGCTCGGCAGTGTGCGGGGCATTGTTAGCGGGTGCTGAAGACAATGAAATAGAGAGATTAAGAAGGTATGGAAGAGCTGTGGGGATGTTGTATCGAGTGATTGACGATGTTTTGgcagaaaaaggaaaaacaacgagtaaagaagaagaagagaggaagaagagaaagcaAGGGAAGTCTTATGTGAGTTTATATGGGGTTGAGAAAGCAATAGAGGTAGCAGAAGAGCTGAGAGGCAAGGCCAAGAAAGAATTGGATGGGTTTGAGAAATATGGTGACAATGTGCTGCCATTGTATAGCTTTGCGGATTATGCTGCAGATAGAGGTTTTAGTCTTGAAGAGTTGAATTCATGA